The Neofelis nebulosa isolate mNeoNeb1 chromosome X, mNeoNeb1.pri, whole genome shotgun sequence genome has a segment encoding these proteins:
- the LOC131502007 gene encoding P antigen family member 3-like, which produces MSGRVRTRSKSKQRKDDGKANQPAAPVAAQQPSDEQPQQREAPTECQDIMPEREKAVEEAPLDEGPDLESGIQELPVPKSGGKSEDDSDVKGADVPTLEPVKMPEADMLSIENAK; this is translated from the exons ATGAGTGGGCGTGTGAGAACAAGGtctaaatctaaacaaagaaagGATGATGGCAAGGCTAACCAGCCAGCTGCACCTGTGGCT GCCCAGCAGCCCAGTGATGAGCAGCCTCAACAAAGGGAGGCACCCACTGAGTGTCAGGATATTATGCCGGAGCGAGAGAAAGCAGTTGAAGAAGCACCTCTGGATGAag gccCTGACCTGGAATCTGGTATCCAGGAACTGCCTGTGCCAAAGAGTGGGGGCAAAAGTGAAGATGACAGTGATGTGAAGGGGGCGGATGTCCCAACACTGGAGCCCGTGAAGATGCCTGAAGCAGATATGTTATCCATTGAGAATGCAAA GTGA